A stretch of Parachlamydia sp. AcF125 DNA encodes these proteins:
- a CDS encoding SAM-dependent methyltransferase, translating to MSPALLLLPNLLGELPQHQLFLPVSVDQAVETIDGLIAESEKAGRRYLGRFQTKRPAREIPIALLNKNTPAEDCDFLLEPIRKGERWGLVSDAGLPCIADPGYLLVRRARQLGISIQTFTGPSAFVIALMLSGLPGQSFTFHGYVPKEPGDREKKVKEFENLSIRTHATQIFMDAPHRNQHTLETLLTAMQETTLLCVAWDLTLPSQGVLTQPVRSWKKMPLPNLVKKNVVFLLHGNA from the coding sequence ATGTCTCCTGCTTTGCTTCTTTTGCCTAACCTGCTTGGGGAACTTCCTCAACATCAACTGTTCTTACCAGTCAGCGTAGATCAAGCAGTGGAAACTATCGATGGATTAATTGCAGAAAGCGAAAAAGCAGGAAGACGTTATCTAGGGCGATTCCAAACGAAACGGCCGGCTCGCGAAATTCCGATTGCACTTTTAAATAAGAATACTCCTGCCGAAGACTGCGATTTCCTTTTAGAGCCTATACGAAAAGGGGAGCGTTGGGGCCTTGTTTCTGATGCTGGGCTTCCTTGTATTGCTGATCCCGGTTATCTCTTAGTTCGAAGGGCCCGTCAATTAGGGATTTCGATTCAAACTTTTACAGGGCCATCAGCTTTTGTGATCGCTTTGATGCTTTCTGGGCTTCCAGGGCAGTCTTTTACTTTTCATGGCTATGTTCCCAAAGAGCCAGGGGATAGAGAAAAAAAAGTGAAAGAATTTGAAAATTTATCTATTCGTACCCATGCAACGCAGATTTTCATGGACGCGCCCCATCGTAACCAACATACTTTGGAAACGTTGCTAACTGCTATGCAAGAGACCACTCTTCTTTGTGTCGCTTGGGATTTAACTCTTCCGAGCCAAGGGGTTTTAACCCAGCCGGTGCGGAGTTGGAAAAAGATGCCTTTGCCCAATCTTGTTAAAAAAAATGTCGTTTTTTTGTTGCACGGGAATGCCTAA
- the hemW gene encoding radical SAM family heme chaperone HemW has translation MPIQKKQISLYFHIPFCSQKCDYCHFYVLPDKDLFKQQLMEGLELEWKKILPLLSDAHLVSIYFGGGTPSLLGVESLAKILSWIEKEGLLNPEAEITLEANPENVNLPLMKGYARAGINRLSLGIQTFDPELLKILRRTHTTEKALRAVEEVSEAGIKNISVDLMYDIPYQTFDQWAQTLQQAVQLPITHLSFYNLTIEPHTSFYKRRAQLRKALPDPETSLAMLTHGIEYLSSHGLQRYEISAFARQSCYSRHNLGYWTARPFLGLGPSAFSYWEKERFRNIAHLGKYLEYLRKNESPIDFREKLKYQEHLQELLAVELRLMKGVNLAEFQSRHGNITHVMLETLQDLVESELLQKHGDIFTLTEKGKNFYDTVASELVGSED, from the coding sequence ATGCCCATCCAAAAAAAACAGATTAGCCTCTATTTTCATATTCCTTTTTGTTCTCAAAAATGCGATTATTGCCACTTTTACGTTTTACCGGATAAAGATCTTTTTAAACAGCAGTTGATGGAAGGACTCGAGCTGGAATGGAAAAAGATTTTACCTCTTCTTTCTGACGCTCACCTTGTATCCATTTATTTTGGAGGGGGCACTCCTTCTCTCTTAGGGGTCGAATCACTGGCAAAGATTCTGTCATGGATAGAAAAAGAAGGCTTATTAAATCCAGAGGCAGAAATCACGCTAGAAGCAAACCCTGAAAATGTCAATCTGCCCCTTATGAAAGGATACGCTCGGGCGGGAATTAATCGCCTTAGCTTAGGAATTCAAACTTTTGATCCCGAATTACTAAAGATCCTGCGACGCACCCATACGACAGAAAAGGCCCTCAGGGCTGTTGAAGAAGTTTCAGAGGCTGGCATTAAAAATATTTCAGTCGATCTGATGTACGATATTCCCTACCAGACTTTTGACCAATGGGCGCAAACTTTGCAACAAGCCGTGCAGCTTCCCATTACTCACCTTTCTTTTTATAACTTGACGATTGAGCCTCATACGAGTTTTTATAAACGGCGAGCGCAGCTTCGCAAAGCGCTTCCCGATCCTGAAACCAGTTTGGCTATGCTAACGCATGGCATAGAGTATCTTAGCTCGCATGGGTTGCAGCGGTATGAAATTTCAGCCTTCGCGCGACAATCTTGCTATTCCAGACATAATTTAGGATATTGGACAGCCCGCCCCTTTTTAGGTTTAGGACCCTCTGCCTTTAGCTATTGGGAAAAGGAGCGTTTTAGAAACATTGCGCATCTTGGAAAATATTTAGAATATTTACGAAAGAATGAATCTCCTATCGATTTTCGAGAAAAGCTTAAATATCAAGAACATTTGCAAGAACTGCTTGCTGTAGAGCTGCGCTTAATGAAAGGGGTCAATTTGGCAGAATTTCAAAGCCGGCATGGGAATATCACCCACGTCATGCTTGAGACCTTGCAGGACTTGGTCGAATCCGAATTGCTTCAGAAGCATGGTGACATATTCACTCTTACCGAAAAAGGGAAAAATTTTTACGATACAGTGGCTTCCGAATTAGTGGGAAGTGAGGACTAA
- the pgl gene encoding 6-phosphogluconolactonase: MADYFWKKDVLGFDERRDIIIPGNSTQTLDFCTEHFIALAENAIKKRGFFHVALSGGSTPTALFKRLSAPENRPRVRWEQVKLFWSDERAVPPSSLESNYHMAMQAGFSTLPLKAEHVFRMRAEENIEQNALAYEKLIEKEVPNHSFDLLMLGMGEDGHTASLFPKTHALHATDRLVVANFVPQKNTWRMTLTFDCINSASEIAVYVLGKGKKEMLKHILTSPYNPDHLPAQRIGTPAHKALWIADQEALPEYPF, translated from the coding sequence ATGGCTGATTATTTTTGGAAAAAAGATGTTTTAGGATTTGATGAACGACGCGATATCATCATCCCTGGCAACTCCACTCAAACTCTCGATTTTTGTACAGAGCATTTCATTGCACTTGCTGAGAATGCGATCAAAAAGAGAGGCTTTTTTCATGTCGCTTTATCGGGGGGCTCAACCCCAACCGCTTTATTTAAACGTTTAAGTGCGCCTGAAAATCGGCCAAGAGTGCGGTGGGAGCAGGTCAAACTTTTTTGGAGCGATGAGCGCGCCGTGCCTCCTTCTAGCCTTGAAAGCAACTACCATATGGCCATGCAAGCAGGCTTTAGCACTCTTCCGCTGAAAGCGGAGCATGTTTTCCGCATGCGGGCGGAAGAAAATATCGAGCAAAATGCCTTAGCTTATGAAAAACTGATCGAAAAAGAGGTGCCCAATCATTCTTTTGATTTGCTTATGCTAGGAATGGGGGAAGATGGGCATACAGCCTCCCTATTTCCGAAAACACACGCGCTTCATGCCACCGATCGCTTAGTTGTGGCCAATTTTGTTCCTCAAAAAAATACCTGGCGCATGACCCTTACCTTTGATTGCATTAATAGCGCTTCAGAAATCGCAGTTTACGTTTTAGGAAAAGGAAAAAAAGAAATGCTTAAACACATCTTGACCTCCCCTTATAATCCCGATCATCTGCCTGCTCAGCGCATTGGAACCCCCGCCCATAAAGCCTTATGGATCGCTGACCAGGAAGCTTTGCCTGAATATCCCTTTTAA
- the zwf gene encoding glucose-6-phosphate dehydrogenase, giving the protein MNTSLTTPSKNPLEESTRSLKTADPCILVIFGATGDLTARKLFPALYNLARDGQLPPHFACVGFARREKTDAQFREEMLEAVNKYSRVNPVDKSLWDNFSKQIFYHQAEFDDDQGYDRLREFLQALDTQLGTKGNRVFYLSTQPSFFPVIVEKLRQHQLIYEENHPNGMWSRMIIEKPFGHDLSSAVVLQREISKYLSENQIYRIDHYLGKETVQNLLVFRFSNPIFEALWNNRHIEHVQITVAEEIGIGSRGHFFEEAGMLRDIVQNHMMQLLSLVAMEPPTSLKAEAIRSEKVKVLEAVRPFPMEDFKHYIVRGQYGKGYINGQEVLGYRQENNVSPTSKVETYVAMELFIDNWRWAGVPFYLRAGKRLPKRVTEIAITFNRAPGFLFNGQGKQIDQNVLVIRIQPDEGISLKMNCKIPGLNNQIQPVKMDFRYGSYFGSTPPEAYERLICDCIAGDNTLFARADEVLASWRLFTPILEQWHTQDNDPFPHYEAGTWGPQEADLLIEREGRKWRLI; this is encoded by the coding sequence ATGAATACTTCTTTGACAACGCCCTCTAAAAATCCCTTAGAAGAGTCCACGCGTTCCCTTAAAACGGCAGATCCTTGCATTTTAGTTATTTTTGGAGCCACCGGAGATCTCACAGCGCGTAAATTATTCCCTGCTCTTTACAACCTTGCACGTGATGGTCAGCTTCCCCCCCATTTTGCCTGCGTGGGGTTTGCTCGCCGGGAAAAAACGGATGCGCAATTCCGCGAGGAAATGCTCGAGGCTGTCAATAAGTACTCTCGAGTCAATCCCGTTGATAAAAGCCTGTGGGACAATTTTAGCAAGCAAATTTTTTACCATCAGGCCGAATTTGACGATGATCAGGGGTATGATCGGCTCAGAGAATTTCTTCAAGCACTGGATACGCAATTGGGAACTAAAGGGAATCGCGTTTTTTACCTTTCCACGCAACCGAGTTTTTTCCCTGTGATTGTGGAAAAATTACGTCAGCACCAGCTCATTTATGAGGAAAATCATCCCAATGGGATGTGGTCGAGGATGATCATTGAAAAACCTTTCGGGCATGATTTAAGTTCTGCGGTTGTGCTGCAGCGCGAAATCTCTAAATACTTATCCGAAAATCAAATTTACCGTATCGATCACTATCTTGGCAAAGAAACGGTACAAAACTTATTAGTCTTCCGTTTTTCCAACCCCATTTTTGAGGCCCTCTGGAATAACCGACACATTGAACACGTCCAGATTACCGTAGCGGAAGAGATTGGAATTGGAAGCCGAGGGCATTTCTTTGAGGAAGCAGGCATGTTGCGAGACATTGTGCAAAATCACATGATGCAATTGCTCTCTCTTGTTGCCATGGAGCCCCCCACAAGCCTTAAAGCGGAAGCTATCCGAAGTGAAAAAGTGAAGGTTTTAGAAGCAGTTCGCCCCTTCCCTATGGAAGATTTTAAACACTATATTGTGCGTGGACAGTATGGCAAGGGCTACATTAATGGACAAGAAGTCCTTGGGTATCGACAAGAAAACAACGTCTCTCCTACTTCAAAAGTAGAAACTTACGTGGCTATGGAGTTGTTTATCGACAACTGGCGCTGGGCTGGTGTCCCTTTTTATCTGAGAGCAGGAAAAAGATTGCCTAAACGCGTCACAGAAATCGCCATCACTTTTAACCGCGCGCCTGGATTTTTGTTTAATGGACAAGGAAAGCAAATCGACCAGAATGTGCTTGTCATCCGCATACAACCTGATGAAGGGATTTCCCTTAAAATGAATTGTAAGATCCCTGGCTTGAATAACCAAATCCAACCTGTCAAAATGGATTTTCGCTATGGTTCCTACTTTGGCTCTACCCCACCGGAAGCTTACGAACGTTTAATTTGTGACTGCATAGCCGGTGACAACACCTTATTTGCTCGAGCAGATGAAGTTCTAGCCTCGTGGCGCCTTTTTACTCCTATTTTAGAGCAATGGCACACACAGGACAATGACCCTTTCCCCCATTATGAAGCCGGAACGTGGGGGCCCCAAGAAGCAGACCTTCTTATTGAGAGAGAGGGTAGAAAATGGCGCTTGATTTAG
- a CDS encoding HEAT repeat domain-containing protein, translating to MNADHISLLGQHAQLKMKQTVNQYHVGPSSKLPEAELHKRLNDLRKLKCLHCIKVLIVQGNKLLKEIEEEASLHGVFYLATAYELYRNLNIQEGIFDGQAFNQYLDKLENRLKEGENLLHYFAVHENRSIFIYLFAERPNIKSHLNVLAGKIVKETPLHVASKAGSISIVNFLLEQGADVKKLDSLQNNALHHACQSQKDCADLVYILLRYDSTLIEAKNSEDQTPLHLAALTGNAKSMEYLLGQLAVQAKLGHQDKEGNTPLHLAVIGKGRPSKQVTGDYAKIIVALVKKGANLHALNHKKQTVLALIFENKIITKALVRANLSPQILVSFLQDCYLSQETLSIFRIKAQQDWEFKVPLEEIYVRLGMIERKERNTDDQRLNKHSEYLQDARIPTYETIFELKEKIEIEQLFEHECLSKEETKRIYVQGTAGIGKSTLCHYIAYRWAKGQLWQGLFTYLFWIPLRNLTLRKYPDNKKYTVVDLIAKEYEGKIPRSVFEACLNDATFRKETLLILDGYDELSADAQANTSLAAAFKQLKELFPHILITSRPGSCSFERSCELELLGFDKEGVICYIDRFFKHVQAEEKKEKLYHLLNTSPQVLSLAQIPINLTLLCCLFNEDPQVFNSEQSITMSAIYARVVNWMYKWFLLRRIDLCQSTQTKEKILEEKNLRHNSEVAKIATAFEEMAFFAMQEGTLYLSKEAIDDVRGDDITSNELTDCGLLCTPKGEEKGYFIHLTFQEFLTASKVANQYLKGKRQACREFVQNYKFEPRYALVLRMIAGSLSLATSSNRYYADALQSFFDDLFAAPQDLAVSSELALIAECFEECQDPTVVKQYEGFIVLVKDYIKYLCLKGLGFRQLLRNKNLLNHPEIVGVVRELLSDPKTKKNMLKLLLCIVSTRLSLASEIVGLIIEELKDPKKASKAKRLATYVLKKVARQGVELSEEALAVLIQTLKEGDRETKHSAASALGAIAIKGSELSEEALAVLIQALKEGDREAKHSATRALIAIAKRGGELPEEILAVLIQALKEGDRETKHSAARAVIAIAKRGGELPKETLAVLIQVLKEGNRRTKVYAASALKAIAKQGCKFPEEMLAALIQALKEGDGETRSSAACVLETIAKREGKLPEEALAALIQALKEGYVETKSSAACVLEKIAKREGKLPEEALAALTQAIKEGNEETKYLAAWVLGAIAKREGKLPEEALAALIQALKKGDGETKRSATRSLIAIAMQGCKLPEEALAALTQVLKEGDRETKHSAASALRAIAEKGGGLSEEALTALIQVLKEGDRAKRSAARAVIAIAKRGGEPSKEVLAALIQVLKEGDREAKRSAARAVIAIAKRGSEPLKEVLAALIQALKEGDEGARGSAVYALGEIAKQGGEPSKEVLAALIQALKEGDEGARASAAYALGEIAKQEGELQKEALAALIKVLKEGDRENKIYAASALGEIARQGGELQKEALLALTHALKEGDGMTKFCANSALEELAEKGDELPEEVLAALIQAHKEGDSTTKVWAVDTLKKVDKDALLKMSSKAFALIAEVCFFIEYNFSVKGQQLQVSDKRAVCLSGHTLKLTYEEIKEQLPLELAVWRKRLDNLSATENS from the coding sequence ATGAATGCAGACCATATCTCTTTATTGGGCCAACATGCTCAATTGAAAATGAAGCAGACTGTTAACCAATATCATGTAGGGCCATCCTCCAAATTGCCAGAAGCAGAGCTTCACAAAAGGTTAAACGATTTGCGGAAATTGAAGTGTTTGCACTGCATAAAAGTTTTAATTGTCCAAGGGAATAAACTTTTAAAAGAAATAGAAGAAGAGGCTTCTTTACATGGCGTATTTTATTTAGCCACCGCCTATGAATTATATCGCAACCTTAATATCCAAGAAGGTATCTTTGATGGACAGGCATTTAATCAATATCTAGACAAGCTAGAGAACCGCTTAAAAGAAGGAGAGAACTTACTGCATTATTTTGCGGTTCATGAAAATAGAAGCATTTTTATTTATCTTTTTGCTGAAAGGCCAAATATAAAATCTCACCTTAATGTCTTAGCTGGAAAAATAGTTAAAGAAACGCCTCTACATGTGGCTAGTAAGGCAGGGTCTATATCTATCGTAAATTTTTTACTTGAACAGGGAGCAGATGTAAAAAAACTCGATAGCTTACAGAATAATGCTTTGCATCACGCTTGTCAGTCACAAAAAGATTGCGCCGATCTCGTTTACATTCTACTGCGATATGATTCTACACTTATAGAGGCTAAAAATAGCGAAGACCAGACGCCTTTACACTTAGCCGCCTTGACAGGCAATGCAAAGAGTATGGAATACTTGTTAGGACAGCTTGCAGTACAAGCTAAGTTGGGTCATCAAGATAAAGAGGGAAACACTCCTTTGCATTTGGCGGTTATTGGAAAAGGAAGGCCTTCTAAACAGGTGACGGGGGATTATGCCAAAATTATTGTAGCTTTAGTAAAAAAAGGAGCTAACCTACATGCCTTAAATCATAAAAAACAAACGGTCTTAGCCCTTATCTTTGAAAATAAAATTATCACAAAGGCTTTAGTTCGAGCAAATCTAAGTCCACAAATCCTGGTTAGCTTTCTTCAAGATTGTTATCTTTCTCAAGAAACTCTTTCTATTTTCAGAATTAAAGCACAGCAAGATTGGGAGTTTAAAGTTCCTTTAGAAGAAATCTATGTGCGCTTAGGCATGATTGAGCGCAAGGAGAGAAACACTGATGACCAAAGATTGAATAAACATTCCGAGTATTTACAAGATGCTCGCATTCCGACTTATGAAACTATTTTCGAGCTCAAAGAAAAGATTGAAATCGAACAGCTTTTTGAGCATGAATGCCTTAGCAAAGAAGAAACTAAAAGAATTTACGTTCAAGGGACTGCTGGTATTGGTAAGAGTACCCTATGCCACTACATCGCTTATCGGTGGGCAAAAGGGCAACTCTGGCAGGGCCTTTTTACTTATCTTTTTTGGATTCCTTTAAGGAATTTAACTTTGAGGAAATACCCCGATAATAAAAAGTATACTGTGGTTGATCTAATTGCAAAAGAGTATGAAGGAAAAATCCCTCGTAGTGTATTTGAAGCTTGCTTAAATGATGCTACCTTTAGAAAAGAAACTTTACTTATTTTAGATGGTTATGATGAGCTTTCTGCAGATGCCCAAGCAAACACAAGCCTAGCTGCAGCGTTTAAGCAGCTAAAAGAGTTATTTCCCCATATTTTGATCACCTCGAGACCTGGTAGCTGCTCTTTTGAACGTTCCTGTGAGCTAGAGCTTTTAGGCTTTGATAAAGAAGGGGTCATTTGTTATATCGACCGATTTTTCAAACACGTTCAAGCCGAAGAGAAAAAAGAAAAACTCTACCATTTATTAAACACCTCCCCTCAGGTTTTAAGTCTGGCCCAAATTCCGATTAATTTAACCCTTCTTTGTTGTCTCTTTAATGAAGACCCACAGGTTTTTAATAGTGAACAATCCATTACTATGAGTGCGATTTATGCACGCGTAGTTAACTGGATGTACAAGTGGTTTCTCTTGAGAAGGATTGACTTGTGCCAATCTACACAAACCAAGGAGAAAATTCTTGAAGAGAAAAACCTACGCCATAATTCAGAAGTGGCCAAAATTGCCACGGCTTTTGAAGAGATGGCTTTTTTTGCTATGCAAGAAGGCACCCTTTATTTAAGCAAGGAAGCGATCGATGACGTTAGAGGCGATGACATCACCTCTAACGAGCTTACAGATTGCGGGCTTCTTTGTACCCCTAAAGGGGAAGAAAAAGGGTATTTTATACATTTAACTTTTCAAGAGTTTTTAACCGCTTCAAAAGTTGCCAATCAATACCTTAAAGGGAAAAGGCAAGCATGCCGAGAATTTGTACAAAATTACAAGTTTGAACCCCGCTACGCTCTCGTTTTGCGCATGATTGCCGGCAGCCTTTCCCTTGCTACTTCAAGTAATCGTTACTATGCGGATGCGCTCCAGTCTTTTTTTGACGATCTTTTTGCCGCACCACAAGACTTAGCTGTCAGCAGCGAGCTTGCTTTAATTGCTGAGTGTTTTGAAGAGTGCCAAGATCCTACCGTAGTGAAGCAGTACGAAGGCTTTATTGTGCTTGTAAAAGACTATATTAAATACCTCTGTTTAAAAGGCTTAGGATTTAGACAATTACTTAGAAACAAAAATCTTCTTAACCATCCCGAAATAGTGGGTGTTGTTAGAGAATTGCTATCCGACCCAAAGACAAAAAAAAATATGCTAAAACTCTTACTATGCATTGTGAGCACAAGACTAAGCTTAGCCTCAGAAATAGTGGGATTAATCATTGAAGAGCTTAAGGATCCTAAAAAAGCTTCTAAAGCTAAAAGGCTTGCTACCTATGTTTTAAAAAAAGTAGCACGGCAAGGAGTTGAGCTTTCGGAAGAAGCATTAGCGGTTCTCATTCAAACTCTCAAAGAAGGCGATAGAGAGACTAAACATTCTGCTGCCAGTGCCTTAGGAGCAATAGCAATAAAAGGAAGTGAGCTTTCGGAAGAAGCATTAGCGGTTCTCATCCAAGCTCTCAAAGAAGGCGATAGAGAGGCTAAGCATTCTGCTACTAGAGCCCTAATAGCAATAGCAAAAAGAGGAGGTGAGCTTCCGGAAGAAATATTAGCTGTTCTCATCCAAGCTCTCAAAGAAGGCGATAGAGAAACTAAACATTCTGCTGCTAGAGCCGTAATAGCAATAGCAAAAAGAGGAGGCGAGCTTCCTAAAGAAACGCTAGCTGTTCTCATCCAAGTTTTGAAAGAAGGCAATAGGAGGACTAAAGTTTATGCAGCGAGTGCCCTAAAAGCAATAGCAAAACAAGGGTGTAAGTTTCCGGAAGAAATGTTAGCAGCTCTCATTCAAGCCCTGAAAGAAGGCGATGGAGAAACTAGAAGTTCTGCCGCCTGTGTTCTAGAAACAATAGCAAAAAGAGAAGGTAAGCTCCCGGAAGAAGCGTTAGCTGCTCTCATTCAAGCCCTGAAAGAAGGCTATGTAGAAACTAAAAGTTCTGCCGCTTGTGTTCTAGAAAAAATAGCAAAAAGAGAAGGTAAGCTTCCGGAAGAAGCGTTAGCTGCTCTCACCCAAGCTATTAAAGAAGGCAATGAGGAGACTAAATATTTGGCTGCCTGGGTTCTAGGAGCAATAGCAAAAAGAGAAGGTAAGCTTCCGGAAGAAGCATTAGCTGCTCTCATCCAAGCCCTGAAAAAAGGCGATGGAGAAACTAAACGTTCTGCTACTAGATCCCTAATAGCAATAGCAATGCAAGGATGTAAGCTTCCGGAAGAAGCGTTAGCTGCTCTCACCCAAGTTTTGAAAGAAGGCGATAGAGAGACTAAGCATTCTGCTGCCAGTGCCTTAAGAGCAATAGCCGAAAAAGGAGGAGGACTTTCGGAAGAAGCGTTAACTGCTCTCATACAAGTTTTGAAAGAAGGCGATAGAGCTAAACGCTCTGCTGCTAGAGCCGTAATAGCAATAGCAAAAAGAGGAGGTGAACCTTCGAAAGAAGTGCTAGCAGCTCTCATACAAGTTTTGAAAGAAGGCGATAGAGAGGCTAAACGCTCTGCTGCTAGAGCGGTAATAGCAATAGCAAAAAGAGGAAGTGAACCTTTGAAAGAAGTGCTAGCAGCTCTCATCCAAGCTCTCAAAGAAGGCGATGAAGGGGCTAGAGGTTCTGCCGTTTATGCCCTAGGAGAAATAGCAAAACAAGGAGGAGAACCTTCGAAAGAAGTGCTAGCAGCTCTCATCCAAGCTCTCAAAGAAGGCGATGAAGGGGCTAGAGCTTCTGCCGCTTATGCCCTAGGAGAAATAGCAAAACAAGAAGGTGAGCTTCAGAAAGAAGCGTTAGCTGCTCTCATCAAAGTTCTTAAAGAAGGCGATAGAGAGAATAAAATTTATGCTGCTAGTGCTCTAGGAGAAATAGCAAGACAAGGAGGTGAGCTTCAGAAAGAAGCGTTACTAGCTCTCACCCATGCACTTAAAGAGGGCGATGGGATGACTAAATTTTGCGCTAATAGTGCCCTAGAGGAGCTAGCTGAAAAAGGAGACGAGCTTCCAGAAGAAGTGCTAGCCGCCCTCATTCAAGCACACAAAGAAGGCGATAGTACAACTAAAGTTTGGGCTGTCGACACTCTAAAAAAAGTTGATAAAGATGCATTATTAAAGATGAGTAGTAAGGCATTTGCTTTAATCGCTGAAGTTTGTTTCTTTATTGAGTATAACTTTTCAGTGAAAGGCCAGCAACTTCAGGTTTCCGATAAAAGAGCAGTTTGTTTATCCGGGCATACATTAAAGCTTACCTATGAAGAAATAAAGGAACAGCTGCCTCTAGAGCTTGCCGTATGGCGAAAAAGGTTAGATAATCTTAGCGCAACTGAGAATTCTTAA